CGGCGAGAGTGTCGAGGTGTTGCTGTTTGGTGCCACGGTGCTGAGCTGGAAGGACGCCTCTGGTGACGAGAAGCTGTGGCTCAGCGAGAACACCAAGCTTGACGGCACCAAGGGTGTTCGAGGAGGCATCCCGCTGGTCTTTCCCGTGCGTGCCCGATCATTCGGAGAGCCTGGCCCTGCGCAGTTACTTGCGACAGCTTGTTAGGCAAACCGCTAACATGGATTTGTCATTGCATCTAGGCCTTCGGCCCGCCGGACCCAGACCACGCACCGACGTCCGAGCTACCCCAGCACGGCTtcgcccgcaccgcccgATGGGAGTTTCTCGGCAAGTCCACGAGCGAGGGCTCCTCAAGCTCCAGCGTCAAGCTCGACTTTGGTCTTTCGCCTGAGAACCTGGACGAAGCCACGCGCACGCTGTGGCCTTATCAATTCGGCCTGCTGTACAGCGTGACGCTCGATCGTGAGAGCCTCAACACGACGCTTGTCATcagcaacgacggcgacgagccgttCGAGATTCAAACTTTGCTCCATACGTACTTTAGGATCAATGTACGCACATAAAGGCTCTTACAATCTCGCGGAGATCGCAgagcccccctcccccgccgtgTCGTCCCCGCGCTAACATGTGTCGCAAGGACATTAATTCGGTCGAGGTCAGCGGCCTCGAGAACTCTCCCTACACAGACAAGGTCGatggcgccaaggccaagacaGAAGGCTCCGCAGCCGTCAGGTTCtcgggcgagacggaccgCGTGTACACGCCGGCCAAGGGCCCCAAGCACCCCGTTGTCATCtcggacggcggccgcccgcggtTCCGCATAGTCCGCGACAACCTCGACCAGGTGGTGGTCTGGAACCCATGGACCGAAAAAGCCGCCGGCATGGGCGACTTTACACCCAAGGACGGGTTCCGCAACATGGCttgcgtcgaggccggcagcgTCCAGGGGTGGCAGAAGCTGGACAAGGGCGATGCTTTCGAAGGCGCCCAGACCATCTTCCTCTCCTAGATGTAGTGGATCCAGATGACAAAAGAGTGTAACAAGTTTCTGTCTCGAGCGCTCGGCCCAATGTGACGCTGGGTGATGTTTGTCGCAAGAGCGCGGAGCCAACAGATCAGTAGTGGAATATTAGACGCTGATAAGCATACCACGGCGATTTGAGACGCAAATAAACAAGCCAGAATTGCCGCCAAGGGCTGTGATATTGCCAGTTTCTTTAGGAAGTTGGGCCCATGCTCTGTGATGTAGCTGCTTTTGTCCTCTTCCACTACATACTCGCCTCGTCTCAAGCGAGCTAAACCTTTTTGTCCCAGGATACGAACATATATATGTATatacaaaaaaaaaagggcgcCATGACCGTCCCAGATTCCCTCAATCCGGGAAGGCCACTGCTAAAGACCATCCTTTATTTTCACCCTCAATTCGCCTTCCTGTCCTAAGCGGAACCGTGCTTTTGTTCGCGGGAGAAATGGTCTGCGACGAGGAacgccagctcgagggcctgcttCTCGTTCAGGCGGGGGTCGCAGAAGGACGTGTAATTGGTCGAcaggtcgtcctcgtccaggccctcgctgccgcccaggcaCTCGGTGACGGCATCGCCCGTGAGCTCCAGGTGGACGCCACCGAGGTAGCTACCTTGCTCCTTATGGATGCGCAGCGACTCCTGCAGCTCGCGGTAGATGTCATTGAAGCGCCGCGTCTTGATGCCCGAGGGCGTGGAGAGGGTGTTGCCGTGCATGGGGTCGCACTGCCAGACGACACAGCGGCGGTACTCGGAATCCTCCACGGCGCGGATGTGCTGGgggagcagctcggcgaccttgTTTGCGCCGTAGCGGGTGATGAGGGTGATTTTGCCCGGCTCGCAGCTGGGGTTGAGGGTACGCAGGAGGTCGAGCAAGTCGGAGGTGGGCGTCGTGGGGCCGACCTTGATGCCGATGGGATTAGCAATGCCACGGAAGAACTCGACATGGGCGTGGTCGAGCTGGCGCGTGCGGTCTCCTATCCAGATGAAGTGGGCCGAAGTGTCATAGTACTCCTGTTTAGCATCCGACGagtcctcgtcggcatcggctggcggcggcggagtcgGAGAGGGCGTTCTGCTGGTAGGCGGCGGGGCGCGACCCTTGAGGGGCTTCTCGAGCAACCTGGTCAAGGGCTGCTCGTACTCGAGCAAGAGGCCCTCGTGACTGGTGAAGAACTCGACggtctcgagctcgccgggACGGGCATTGATGACCTGGAGAAAGCGGAGGGTCTGCTGGATGCTGTGGGCGATGGCGGAGTACTTTTCCTTGAGGACAGGGTCCTTgacgtggccgaggcccCAGTCGAGGGGCCGGTGAAGGTCAGCGATGCCagaggcgatggcggcgcggatgtAGTTGAGGGTGGCTCCGGAGTGATGGTAAGCCCTTTTTGTCTAgggtcagcggcggcaggaagggagagggagagggagggggagggggagggggggcaacTCACTTGAGGAGTCGGTTGGGGTCAatgtcgcgctcgtcgacgtggtaGCCGTTGAGAATGTCGCCGCGGAAGCTGGGAAtctcgcggccgtcgacgatcTCAGTCGGGCTGGAGCGCGGCTTGGCGTACTGGCCGGCCATGCGGCCGATGCGAACGACGCGCTTGTTGGTGCCCcagatgaggacgacgctcatctgcagcagcagcttgatCTTGGACTCGATGGCGTCCTGCTGGCAGTAGTCGAAGAGCTCGGcgcagtcgccgccctggagcAGGAAGGCCTTGCCGTGGGCGACATCGCGCAGGTGGGccttgagggcgaggatcTCGTTGGGGTGGACgaggggcggcaggcgagAGAGCTCtccgacggcgctggcgagcttCTCGTGGTCGGGGTAGGCGGGGGACTGCTTGATGGGCTTGGAGCGCCAGGATGCGGGGCTCCAgctcggtgacggtgacgccgacgacgacgattgctgctgttgcgacGCCATGATGTGTGTTTTGGTGTGTATCCttgccgtccgtctcgagGGAGGTAGAGACGgcggagagagggagagagagagagagagagagagagagagagagagagagagagagagagagagagagagagagagagagagagagagagagagagagagatggcgAGGTGAAGTATGTGCGTGCGAATGCCGGCGGCTCAGCACTCGATTTGGCTGAATGGtagggatggagggggatGAGAATGCATGCACCTGCTTCCAAGGTGTGTCGTGGTCGGTGAGTACCCAAAGCTACGGCACCGTAGTTATTGTATGATAATAATGAGAATGAATGAAGTGAGAGAAGATGGCCGTGAGTCACGAAACTTTTCTGTGGCTCCTGCCGAGTTCAGCCCAGCGCACCACCAACCAAGTGCCGTGTGCCGGGGGCGACGAAATTGCCGTCGACACTCTCCTGCAAGTAATTGGTGATAGCCAAAGACTGCTTTTTGtctgccggccggcagagCATCGCAGTGAGTGCTCGCTCTTCCACTTTTTCCTTTGAGCCAAGCAAGGTCAACAACAAATCAAGGACAGGAtctaggtaggtagttaccCCATTGCCGATTCGCGGGTACATGATGTACTGTATTGTTGGACACGAGTCCCATCTTATTTATTTATTCATCGcctctcgtcgacggcgacatgggcCGCCCAGGCTCAGGCTCTACCTAACCCACCCAACcaaggtgctgctgccgtgcaCAATCACTACGCTTGTCTGTGCTGCAACCATTCGTGGAAGGGGCAATCTGTCTTGGCAGGTTAGCAAGCTACCAaggttagtaggtacttACTTGGTAGGTCTAGTAGACAATGCAATGGGAATTTGAGCGCGATTGCAGTGCAGAGTAGAGCAGCAATAGAAAATACCGTTTGTCCATCCGTCTATCCAGAAAGCGCGCGCGAGCCCCGCCACGGCAGCCCCGCGCAACAGAGCTGCCATGTCCGCCATTTCTTCCTAATaactctctctctctccattCTCCACGCACGACGCACGCAGATAGGCACACCTTGCGCTCCCCTCGCCAcccgcgcgcacacacacacgcacgcacgcactcctagcggcggcggcagcagcagcagcagcagcagcagcagcagcaaacaTGGCCGACAAGCAACCCcccaccgtcgtcgagggcgccaccaccggcgacgtcgaggacgagctccCCTCTGCCACCGCCAAGTCGGCCGAAGACCGcaaggccgcctcggccctcgccagcctcgacgccaacagcagcagcagcgccaacgacgacgcctcggcca
This region of Purpureocillium takamizusanense chromosome 9, complete sequence genomic DNA includes:
- a CDS encoding Glucose-6-phosphate 1-epimerase (EggNog:ENOG503NX4X~COG:G), producing MVDRPNKPSALTATPGLPPQAQVNISHGNSRVTATLPTGESVEVLLFGATVLSWKDASGDEKLWLSENTKLDGTKGVRGGIPLVFPAFGPPDPDHAPTSELPQHGFARTARWEFLGKSTSEGSSSSSVKLDFGLSPENLDEATRTLWPYQFGLLYSVTLDRESLNTTLVISNDGDEPFEIQTLLHTYFRINDINSVEVSGLENSPYTDKVDGAKAKTEGSAAVRFSGETDRVYTPAKGPKHPVVISDGGRPRFRIVRDNLDQVVVWNPWTEKAAGMGDFTPKDGFRNMACVEAGSVQGWQKLDKGDAFEGAQTIFLS
- the ARO8_2 gene encoding 3-deoxy-7-phosphoheptulonate synthase (EggNog:ENOG503NXFG~COG:E): MASQQQQSSSSASPSPSWSPASWRSKPIKQSPAYPDHEKLASAVGELSRLPPLVHPNEILALKAHLRDVAHGKAFLLQGGDCAELFDYCQQDAIESKIKLLLQMSVVLIWGTNKRVVRIGRMAGQYAKPRSSPTEIVDGREIPSFRGDILNGYHVDERDIDPNRLLKAYHHSGATLNYIRAAIASGIADLHRPLDWGLGHVKDPVLKEKYSAIAHSIQQTLRFLQVINARPGELETVEFFTSHEGLLLEYEQPLTRLLEKPLKGRAPPPTSRTPSPTPPPPADADEDSSDAKQEYYDTSAHFIWIGDRTRQLDHAHVEFFRGIANPIGIKVGPTTPTSDLLDLLRTLNPSCEPGKITLITRYGANKVAELLPQHIRAVEDSEYRRCVVWQCDPMHGNTLSTPSGIKTRRFNDIYRELQESLRIHKEQGSYLGGVHLELTGDAVTECLGGSEGLDEDDLSTNYTSFCDPRLNEKQALELAFLVADHFSREQKHGSA